One segment of Ureibacillus thermophilus DNA contains the following:
- a CDS encoding Spo0B domain-containing protein yields the protein MTKLSTGEILRAVNHDFINQLQLIKMNLDLNRIEDAKKHIENYCNQYRVYSNLNKLNWPKTVEWVQTFRYRFPSIEFLLKSNVTMTPKVKKDGETVEYLEETIQHVYAHLDPYTEPQLLMEVKANEEMVNIIFDLQGKWDVEPFHSDVNRQLKVITEKETNHEWKYVLTIKE from the coding sequence TTGACGAAACTTTCAACTGGTGAAATTTTGAGGGCAGTAAATCATGATTTTATTAATCAGTTGCAATTAATCAAAATGAATTTAGATTTAAATCGAATTGAAGATGCGAAAAAACATATAGAAAATTATTGCAATCAATATAGAGTTTATTCAAATTTAAATAAATTGAACTGGCCGAAAACCGTTGAATGGGTTCAAACCTTTCGTTATCGGTTTCCTTCCATTGAATTTTTGTTAAAAAGTAATGTCACAATGACTCCAAAAGTGAAAAAAGATGGGGAAACTGTCGAATACTTAGAAGAGACGATTCAGCATGTTTATGCTCATCTTGACCCATATACCGAGCCGCAACTGCTGATGGAAGTGAAAGCAAACGAAGAAATGGTAAATATCATCTTTGATTTGCAAGGAAAGTGGGATGTGGAGCCTTTCCATTCTGATGTCAATCGTCAGTTGAAAGTAATAACGGAAAAAGAAACGAACCATGAATGGAAATATGTTTTAACCATTAAGGAGTGA